The following coding sequences are from one Thermostaphylospora chromogena window:
- a CDS encoding delta-60 repeat domain-containing protein, giving the protein MITRVSAVVAALAMTGATVPAAAAAHPNPAAPPSGAAAPLTPSPARVPIAPGAITSAPVAAPEPRPATPAGVRHRRVVSEDPVDHTPHVLDGIVNAIAMVGRTVVVGGAFTRVREAGGGPVLARSNVFAFDVRTGRVLRGFAPRVHGPVYALAAGEEGTVYVGGDFVTAGRGSGSALARLRLSDGSAVSGFTPRVLGGPVRDLVASGTKLYVGGDFSTAGGRLRNGLARLDATTGAADPAFSVTPGRPRSGGIKVYTLALAGDRLAVGGNFGTLDGLSRPQLGLIDVGGRVAKVAPWRTAEYAPTCSPRFPDAVRDVAFSPEGDYFVVVATGGIGGPRRLCDAAARFETRARGNAIRPTWVNHTGGDSLYAVAVTGAAVYVGGHQRWLDNPQGRDSAGPGAVERPGIGAIHPRTGKALRWNPTRDRGIGVKAFLAHREGLLVGSDTTRLGREYHARVGMFPLR; this is encoded by the coding sequence ATGATTACCCGAGTCTCAGCGGTGGTCGCCGCCCTTGCCATGACGGGGGCGACCGTCCCCGCCGCGGCCGCCGCGCACCCGAACCCCGCCGCCCCGCCCTCCGGCGCGGCGGCGCCCCTCACCCCCTCCCCCGCCCGCGTGCCGATCGCCCCGGGCGCGATCACGTCCGCCCCGGTGGCGGCGCCCGAGCCCCGGCCGGCCACCCCGGCCGGCGTACGGCACCGCCGGGTCGTCTCCGAAGACCCCGTCGACCACACTCCCCACGTGCTGGACGGGATCGTCAACGCCATCGCGATGGTGGGCCGCACGGTCGTGGTCGGCGGGGCGTTCACCAGGGTCCGCGAGGCCGGAGGCGGTCCGGTGCTGGCGCGGAGCAACGTGTTCGCCTTCGATGTGCGGACCGGGCGCGTCCTGCGCGGGTTCGCGCCCCGCGTGCACGGGCCGGTGTACGCGCTGGCGGCCGGCGAGGAGGGCACGGTCTACGTGGGCGGCGACTTCGTCACCGCGGGGCGTGGCAGCGGCTCCGCGCTGGCCCGGCTGCGGCTGTCCGACGGCTCGGCGGTGAGCGGCTTCACGCCGCGGGTCCTCGGCGGTCCAGTGCGCGACCTGGTGGCGAGCGGCACGAAGCTGTACGTCGGAGGTGACTTCTCCACGGCGGGCGGCCGGCTGCGCAACGGCCTGGCCCGGCTGGACGCGACGACCGGCGCGGCCGACCCCGCCTTCTCGGTGACGCCCGGGCGCCCCAGGAGCGGCGGCATCAAGGTCTACACCCTGGCGCTGGCCGGCGACCGTCTCGCCGTGGGCGGCAACTTCGGCACGCTGGACGGCCTGTCCCGGCCCCAGCTGGGCCTGATCGACGTCGGCGGGCGGGTCGCGAAGGTCGCGCCGTGGCGCACCGCCGAGTACGCGCCGACGTGTTCGCCGCGGTTCCCCGACGCCGTACGCGACGTGGCCTTCTCTCCGGAAGGTGACTATTTCGTGGTGGTCGCCACCGGGGGCATCGGCGGGCCGCGGCGGTTGTGCGACGCGGCGGCGAGGTTCGAGACGCGGGCGCGGGGGAACGCGATCCGGCCCACGTGGGTCAACCACACGGGCGGCGACTCGCTTTACGCGGTGGCCGTCACCGGCGCGGCGGTGTACGTCGGCGGGCACCAGCGCTGGCTGGACAATCCGCAGGGACGCGACTCAGCGGGGCCGGGCGCGGTCGAGCGGCCGGGCATCGGGGCGATCCATCCCCGCACGGGCAAGGCGCTGCGCTGGAATCCCACCCGGGACCGGGGGATCGGCGTCAAGGCTTTCCTGGCTCATCGGGAGGGTCTACTTGTCGGTAGCGATACGACCCGTCTTGGTCGGGAGTATCATGCCCGCGTCGGGATGTTCCCGCTTCGCTGA
- a CDS encoding demethylmenaquinone methyltransferase — MTRASLDKKPHEVAAMFDRTARRYDLVNDVLSLGQDRLWRKATADAVDAGPGELVLDIGAGTGTSTDAFTALGARAIACDFSVGMLRTGVRRRGGSGLYGGGVRGVTFVAGDALRLPFADEVFDAVTISFALRNVQDPEAALREMRRVARPGARLVVCEFSRPTVKSFDLVYSQYLMKLLPRVARAIASNADSYEYLAESIRAWHDQPALARLIQAAGWRRVAWRNLSLGIVALHRAYKE; from the coding sequence ATGACCCGCGCATCGTTGGACAAGAAGCCGCACGAGGTCGCCGCGATGTTCGACCGCACGGCGCGCCGCTACGACCTTGTGAACGACGTGCTGTCTTTGGGGCAGGACCGGCTGTGGCGCAAGGCGACGGCCGACGCCGTCGACGCGGGTCCCGGTGAGCTGGTGCTCGACATCGGGGCGGGCACGGGCACCTCCACCGACGCGTTCACCGCGCTCGGCGCGCGCGCCATCGCCTGCGATTTCTCGGTCGGCATGCTGCGCACCGGCGTGCGCCGTCGCGGCGGCTCCGGCCTGTACGGCGGGGGCGTGCGCGGTGTGACCTTCGTGGCGGGAGACGCCCTGCGCCTGCCGTTCGCCGACGAGGTCTTCGACGCCGTCACCATCTCCTTCGCCCTGCGCAATGTGCAGGACCCCGAGGCGGCGCTGCGGGAGATGCGCCGGGTGGCCAGGCCCGGAGCCCGCCTGGTGGTGTGCGAGTTCTCCCGGCCCACGGTCAAGTCGTTCGACCTGGTCTACTCGCAGTACCTGATGAAGCTGCTGCCGCGGGTGGCCAGGGCGATCGCCTCCAACGCGGACTCCTACGAGTACCTCGCGGAGTCGATCCGCGCCTGGCACGACCAGCCCGCCCTGGCCCGCCTCATCCAGGCGGCGGGCTGGCGCAGGGTGGCCTGGCGCAACCTCTCGCTCGGCATCGTCGCCCTCCACCGCGCCTACAAGGAGTAG
- a CDS encoding geranylgeranyl reductase family protein, with product MTEPAVAQRKAAPLDADVIVVGAGPAGSSTAFHLARSGLDVLVLEKSVFPREKVCGDGLTPRAVKQLIAMGVDINAPGWVRNKGLRVVGGGLRFELDWPELASYPDFGLVRVRKDFDEILAAHAARAGATVMQGVTVTGPVLDERSGHIVGVTAKNADGERTTYRSKLVVAADGNSTRLSLAMGLHKREDRPIGVAVRTYYESPRHDDDYLEVWLELWDGDTLLPGYGWIFGVGDGTANVGLGLLNTSDAFRDVDYRDMLRRWVKNMPEEWGFGEETMRGPIRGAALPMAFNRQPHYTRGLVLVGDSGGMINPFNGEGIAYAMETGQIAAETIVQALGRPTPASRERVLRAYPGLLKDAFGGYFTLGRLFVEAIGKPGVMNFATRHALPHPRLMRFAFKLLANLTDRRGDASDRIINALSKVAPPA from the coding sequence GTGACCGAGCCAGCCGTCGCGCAGCGGAAGGCAGCCCCGCTTGACGCCGACGTCATCGTCGTCGGCGCCGGGCCCGCTGGATCGTCCACCGCTTTCCATCTCGCGAGATCCGGCTTGGACGTGCTGGTCTTGGAGAAATCCGTCTTCCCGCGCGAGAAGGTGTGCGGCGACGGGCTCACCCCCCGCGCGGTGAAACAGCTCATCGCGATGGGCGTCGACATCAACGCGCCGGGGTGGGTCAGGAACAAGGGACTACGGGTCGTCGGCGGCGGGCTGCGCTTCGAGCTCGACTGGCCCGAACTGGCCAGCTACCCCGACTTCGGCCTGGTCCGCGTCCGCAAGGACTTCGACGAGATCCTCGCCGCCCACGCCGCCCGCGCCGGCGCCACGGTGATGCAGGGCGTCACCGTCACCGGTCCGGTCCTGGACGAACGCAGCGGCCACATCGTGGGCGTGACGGCCAAGAACGCCGACGGCGAACGCACCACCTACCGGTCCAAGCTGGTCGTCGCGGCCGACGGCAACTCCACCCGCCTGTCCCTGGCCATGGGGCTGCACAAGCGCGAGGACCGGCCGATCGGCGTCGCCGTACGCACCTATTACGAGAGCCCGCGGCACGACGACGACTACCTGGAGGTCTGGCTGGAGCTGTGGGACGGCGACACGCTCCTGCCCGGCTACGGATGGATCTTCGGGGTCGGGGACGGCACCGCCAACGTCGGGCTCGGCCTGCTGAACACCAGCGACGCGTTCCGCGACGTCGACTACCGCGACATGCTGCGCCGCTGGGTGAAGAACATGCCGGAGGAGTGGGGCTTCGGCGAGGAGACCATGCGGGGCCCGATCCGCGGCGCCGCGTTGCCGATGGCCTTCAACCGGCAGCCCCACTACACTCGCGGGCTGGTTCTGGTCGGCGACTCGGGCGGGATGATCAACCCGTTCAACGGGGAGGGCATCGCCTATGCGATGGAAACCGGGCAGATAGCCGCCGAGACGATCGTCCAGGCACTGGGCCGGCCGACTCCGGCGTCCCGTGAACGTGTGTTGCGGGCATACCCTGGACTCCTGAAGGACGCCTTTGGCGGATACTTCACCCTCGGCAGACTCTTCGTGGAGGCGATAGGCAAGCCGGGTGTAATGAACTTCGCCACACGGCACGCGCTGCCGCACCCACGCCTGATGCGATTCGCGTTCAAGCTCCTTGCTAACCTCACCGACCGGCGGGGCGACGCGTCGGATCGCATCATCAACGCTCTGTCGAAGGTCGCGCCACCGGCATGA
- a CDS encoding NADH-quinone oxidoreductase subunit A, whose translation MELYLPILVLAVLAAGFAIFSVAIAPFTGPRRWNRAKLDSYECGIDPTPQPVGGGRFPLKYMITAMLFIVFDIEIIFLYPWAVAFDQLGVFGLIEMVLFIVTVLVAYAYVWRRKGLDWD comes from the coding sequence ATGGAGCTTTACCTGCCCATCCTCGTGCTCGCGGTGCTCGCGGCGGGGTTCGCGATCTTCTCGGTGGCGATCGCCCCCTTCACCGGTCCCAGGCGGTGGAACCGGGCGAAGCTGGACTCGTACGAGTGCGGTATCGATCCCACCCCCCAGCCCGTGGGCGGAGGCCGCTTCCCGCTGAAGTACATGATCACCGCGATGCTCTTCATCGTGTTCGACATCGAGATCATCTTCCTCTACCCGTGGGCCGTCGCCTTCGACCAGCTCGGCGTCTTCGGACTGATCGAGATGGTGCTGTTCATCGTCACGGTGCTGGTGGCCTACGCCTACGTGTGGCGCCGCAAGGGCCTGGATTGGGACTGA
- a CDS encoding NuoB/complex I 20 kDa subunit family protein has product MGLEEKLPSGIILTTVERVAGWARKNSVWPATFGLACCAMELMAAGGPKHDLARFGMERASATPRQADLMIVAGRVSQKMAPVLRQIYDQMAEPKWVISMGVCASSGGMFNNYAIVQGVDHIVPVDIYLPGCPPRPEMLIDAIVKLHDKIQNMKFGAHRAKQIDELELQALRSLPLIDQGAES; this is encoded by the coding sequence ATGGGTCTTGAAGAGAAACTCCCCAGCGGGATCATCCTCACCACGGTCGAGCGGGTCGCCGGCTGGGCGCGCAAGAACTCCGTATGGCCGGCGACGTTCGGCCTGGCGTGCTGCGCCATGGAGCTGATGGCCGCAGGCGGGCCCAAGCACGACCTCGCCCGCTTCGGCATGGAACGTGCTTCCGCCACCCCCCGCCAGGCCGACCTGATGATCGTCGCCGGCCGGGTGTCGCAGAAGATGGCCCCGGTGCTGCGCCAGATCTACGACCAGATGGCCGAGCCCAAGTGGGTCATCTCCATGGGCGTGTGCGCCTCCAGCGGCGGCATGTTCAACAACTACGCCATCGTGCAGGGCGTGGACCACATCGTGCCGGTGGACATCTACCTGCCGGGCTGCCCTCCCCGCCCCGAGATGCTGATCGACGCGATCGTGAAGCTGCACGACAAGATCCAGAACATGAAGTTCGGCGCGCACCGCGCCAAGCAGATCGACGAGCTCGAACTGCAGGCGCTGCGTTCGCTTCCGCTCATCGATCAGGGAGCCGAGTCATGA
- a CDS encoding NADH-quinone oxidoreductase subunit C translates to MSTPNLPGLPEEPVVRRGMFGAPDSGDTSGYGGLVIRRAPKVSSPRPYGGYFDEVADALERALGDDLSDAVERVVVDRGELTIHVKRERIVEVLRHLRDDPALRFELSLGVSGVHYPHDTGAELHAVYHLCSITHNRRVRIEVSCPDADPHIPSTVEVYPTHDWHEREAYDFFGIVFDGHPALTRIQMPDDWEGHPQRKDYPLGGIPVEYRGAKVPSPEHRRSYS, encoded by the coding sequence ATGAGCACGCCCAACCTTCCCGGTCTCCCCGAGGAGCCGGTGGTCCGCAGGGGCATGTTCGGTGCCCCCGACAGCGGCGACACCTCCGGCTACGGCGGTCTCGTCATACGGCGCGCGCCGAAGGTCTCCTCGCCCCGGCCCTACGGAGGGTACTTCGACGAGGTGGCCGACGCGCTGGAGCGGGCCCTCGGCGACGACCTGTCCGACGCGGTCGAGCGTGTCGTGGTCGACCGCGGCGAGCTGACCATCCACGTCAAGCGCGAGCGCATAGTCGAGGTGCTGCGCCACCTGCGCGACGACCCCGCCCTGCGCTTCGAGCTGTCGCTCGGCGTGTCGGGCGTGCACTACCCGCACGACACCGGCGCCGAGCTGCACGCGGTCTACCACTTGTGTTCGATCACCCACAACCGTCGGGTGCGGATCGAGGTGAGCTGTCCCGACGCCGATCCGCACATTCCTTCCACGGTCGAGGTCTACCCCACGCACGACTGGCACGAACGCGAGGCGTACGACTTCTTCGGCATCGTCTTCGACGGTCACCCGGCTCTCACCCGCATCCAGATGCCCGATGACTGGGAGGGGCACCCCCAGCGCAAGGACTACCCGCTGGGCGGCATCCCGGTCGAGTACCGCGGCGCCAAGGTTCCCTCGCCCGAGCACAGGAGGTCCTACTCATGA
- a CDS encoding NADH-quinone oxidoreductase subunit D yields MSTSYDEATEGRVFTVTGQDWDELVKEVSGTAQDEQLVVNMGPQHPSTHGVLRLILTLNGETVTEARPVVGYLHTGIEKNMEYRTWTQGTTFVTRMDYLSPIFNELAYCMAVEKLLDITDRVPERAQVIRVMMSELNRISSHMMAVATFGMELGATTPFLFGLREREKVLDLFEYITGLRMNMAYIRPGGVSVDLPAGAVDKVGEFVKEMPKAIKEMRKLLDENPAYLRRTKDVAYLDLAGCMALGVTGPVLRAAGLPWDLRKSQPYCGYETYEFDVPTEKTCDVYGRYLVRMAEMEESVKIIAQALDRLSSPELKGKPVMIEDKKIGWPSRLALGPDGFGNSPDHIAHIMGSSMEALIHHFKLVTEGFRVPAGQAYAAVESPRGELGAHVVSDGGTRPYRVHFRDPSFTNLQAIPATCEGGMVADVISAIASLDPVMGGVDR; encoded by the coding sequence ATGAGCACGTCGTACGACGAGGCGACCGAGGGCCGGGTGTTCACCGTCACCGGTCAGGACTGGGACGAGCTGGTCAAGGAGGTCAGCGGCACCGCCCAGGACGAGCAGCTCGTCGTCAACATGGGGCCCCAGCACCCCTCCACCCACGGCGTGCTGCGGCTGATCCTCACCCTCAACGGCGAGACGGTGACCGAGGCCAGGCCGGTGGTCGGGTACCTCCACACCGGTATCGAGAAGAACATGGAATACCGGACGTGGACGCAGGGCACCACGTTCGTCACCCGGATGGACTACCTCTCGCCCATCTTCAACGAGCTGGCCTACTGCATGGCCGTGGAGAAGCTGCTCGACATCACCGACCGCGTCCCGGAGCGGGCCCAGGTCATCCGGGTCATGATGAGCGAGCTGAACCGCATCTCCTCGCACATGATGGCGGTGGCCACCTTCGGCATGGAGCTGGGCGCCACCACGCCGTTCCTGTTCGGCCTGCGCGAGCGTGAGAAGGTGCTCGACCTGTTCGAGTACATCACCGGCCTGCGCATGAACATGGCCTACATCCGGCCGGGCGGCGTCTCGGTCGACCTGCCCGCCGGCGCGGTCGACAAGGTCGGCGAGTTCGTCAAGGAGATGCCCAAGGCCATCAAGGAGATGCGCAAGCTCCTCGACGAGAACCCCGCCTACCTGCGCCGGACGAAGGACGTCGCCTACCTCGACCTCGCCGGCTGCATGGCCCTCGGCGTCACCGGTCCCGTGCTGCGCGCCGCCGGCCTGCCCTGGGACCTGCGTAAGTCTCAGCCCTACTGCGGCTACGAGACCTACGAGTTCGACGTGCCGACCGAGAAGACGTGCGACGTCTACGGCCGCTACCTGGTGCGCATGGCCGAGATGGAGGAATCCGTCAAGATCATCGCCCAGGCGCTCGACCGGCTCTCCAGCCCGGAACTGAAGGGCAAGCCGGTGATGATCGAAGACAAGAAGATCGGCTGGCCCTCGCGGCTCGCGCTCGGTCCGGACGGGTTCGGTAACTCCCCTGACCACATCGCGCATATCATGGGCAGCTCGATGGAGGCCCTGATTCACCACTTCAAGCTGGTGACCGAGGGCTTCCGGGTACCGGCCGGGCAGGCGTACGCCGCGGTCGAGTCCCCCCGCGGCGAGCTCGGCGCGCACGTGGTCAGCGACGGGGGTACCCGCCCCTACCGCGTGCACTTCCGGGACCCGTCGTTCACAAATCTGCAGGCGATCCCCGCGACCTGCGAGGGGGGCATGGTCGCCGACGTGATCTCGGCCATCGCCTCGCTCGACCCCGTCATGGGAGGTGTGGACCGGTGA
- the nuoE gene encoding NADH-quinone oxidoreductase subunit NuoE, whose amino-acid sequence MTYSPEVRERLERDAKEIIGRYPRPRSALLPLLHLVQAEDGYVSDDGQEFCAEMLGLTKAEVVAVSTFYTMYRRKPAGEYHIGVCTNTLCAVMGGDQIWEELSEHVGVGHDETTPDGKISLERIECNAACDYAPVMMVNWEFFDNQTPQSAKQLVDDLRDGKDVSPTRGPRKLCTFKEAARVLAGLSDGLAGEGPSAGGPSLEGLKLAKANGWTAPQKGAEKKPEEKAE is encoded by the coding sequence GTGACGTACTCGCCGGAAGTCCGTGAGCGTCTGGAACGCGACGCCAAGGAGATCATCGGGCGCTACCCGCGCCCGCGCTCGGCGCTGCTGCCGCTGCTGCACCTGGTGCAGGCGGAGGACGGCTACGTCTCCGATGACGGCCAGGAGTTCTGCGCCGAGATGCTCGGCCTGACCAAGGCCGAGGTCGTCGCCGTGTCCACCTTCTACACGATGTACCGCCGCAAGCCCGCCGGTGAGTACCACATCGGCGTGTGCACCAACACGCTGTGCGCGGTGATGGGCGGCGACCAGATCTGGGAGGAGCTGTCCGAGCACGTCGGCGTCGGCCACGACGAGACGACCCCGGACGGCAAGATCTCGCTGGAGCGGATCGAGTGCAACGCCGCCTGCGACTACGCCCCCGTGATGATGGTGAACTGGGAGTTCTTCGACAACCAGACTCCCCAGTCCGCCAAGCAGCTGGTGGACGACCTGCGTGACGGCAAGGACGTCTCGCCCACCCGTGGGCCGAGGAAGCTGTGCACCTTCAAGGAGGCCGCCCGGGTACTCGCGGGCCTGTCCGACGGCCTGGCCGGTGAGGGCCCCTCGGCCGGCGGTCCCTCCCTCGAAGGGCTGAAGCTCGCCAAGGCCAACGGCTGGACGGCTCCGCAGAAAGGCGCCGAGAAGAAGCCGGAGGAGAAGGCGGAATGA
- the nuoF gene encoding NADH-quinone oxidoreductase subunit NuoF, with the protein MTTLTPVLTANWDRADSFTLAGYGGDYAAARKALEMDPDAIIQTVKDAGLRGRGGAGFPTGMKWGFIPQGDGKPHYLVVNADESEPGTCKDIPLMMANPHALIEGAIITSYAIRANHAFIYVRGEVLHVIRRLRAAVEEAYENGFLGSNIFGSGYDLELVVHSGAGAYICGEETALLDSLEGYRGQPRLKPPFPAVAGLYACPTVINNAESVATVPSIIANGADWFAGMGTEKSKGFGIFSLSGHVTRPGQYEAPLGITLRELLDMAGGIRAGHELKFWTPGGSSTPIFTAEHLDVPLDFESVGANGSMLGTRALQIFDETTCVVRAVLRWTEFYAHESCGKCTPCREGTYWLKQVLARLEKGQGTEEDLATITDIADNILGRSFCALGDGATSSIHSSVKYFRDEYLKHFEIGGCPFDPAASTVWGNA; encoded by the coding sequence ATGACCACGTTGACCCCGGTCCTCACCGCCAACTGGGACCGCGCCGATTCCTTCACCCTCGCCGGCTACGGCGGCGACTACGCCGCGGCCCGCAAGGCCCTGGAGATGGACCCCGACGCCATCATCCAGACCGTCAAGGACGCCGGCCTGCGCGGACGCGGTGGCGCGGGCTTCCCCACCGGCATGAAGTGGGGCTTCATCCCCCAGGGGGACGGCAAGCCGCACTACCTGGTGGTGAACGCCGACGAGTCCGAGCCCGGCACGTGCAAGGACATCCCGCTGATGATGGCCAACCCGCACGCGCTGATCGAGGGCGCCATCATCACCTCCTACGCGATCCGCGCCAACCACGCCTTCATCTACGTCCGAGGCGAGGTGCTGCACGTCATCCGCCGGCTGCGCGCCGCCGTGGAGGAGGCCTACGAGAACGGCTTCCTCGGGTCGAACATCTTCGGCTCCGGCTACGACCTGGAGCTGGTGGTGCACAGCGGCGCCGGCGCCTACATCTGCGGCGAGGAGACCGCGCTGCTCGACTCGCTTGAGGGATACCGCGGCCAGCCCCGGCTCAAGCCGCCCTTCCCCGCGGTGGCCGGCCTCTACGCCTGCCCCACCGTGATCAACAACGCCGAGTCGGTGGCGACCGTGCCCAGCATCATCGCCAACGGCGCCGACTGGTTCGCCGGGATGGGCACCGAGAAGTCCAAGGGCTTCGGCATCTTCTCGCTGAGCGGCCACGTCACCCGGCCGGGTCAGTACGAGGCGCCGCTCGGCATCACCCTGCGCGAGCTGCTGGACATGGCCGGCGGTATCCGCGCCGGGCACGAGCTGAAGTTCTGGACCCCCGGAGGCTCCTCCACGCCCATCTTCACCGCCGAACACCTCGACGTCCCGCTGGACTTCGAATCGGTCGGCGCGAACGGGTCCATGCTCGGCACCCGTGCCCTGCAGATCTTCGACGAGACCACCTGCGTGGTCCGCGCCGTACTGCGGTGGACCGAGTTCTACGCGCACGAGTCCTGCGGTAAGTGCACCCCCTGCCGCGAGGGCACCTACTGGCTCAAGCAGGTGCTCGCCCGTCTGGAGAAGGGCCAGGGGACCGAAGAGGACCTCGCGACGATCACCGACATCGCCGACAACATCCTCGGCCGTTCCTTCTGCGCCCTCGGTGACGGCGCGACGAGCTCGATCCACTCCTCGGTGAAGTACTTCCGCGACGAATACCTCAAGCACTTCGAGATCGGCGGCTGCCCGTTCGATCCCGCGGCATCCACCGTGTGGGGGAATGCATGA